The DNA region ACTCGTTTTTTTAGTTCGGTTGAGGCGTTGGAGTGAGTGTTAGCGTTGGGGTGAGTGTTAGCGTTGGGGTGAGGTGGGCTATGCGTGAGGCTGTGGCTTATTAATGGGGCTAGACGAGTAGTCGTGATACAAAGTGTTGCATGATATATCTAAATCGTCATTCCAAGAAATACCATATCCTCCAACATCCACTTTTACAAGATTAAATAAATTCCTATCTTTCAAAATTTCAAACTCTTTATGTTCAGAGATTAGTTTTTTTATATCATAATATTTAATCTCTTCATTTTCAAATATTATCTCTAAAATAAGATTATCCAAAGCTTTAACATTTTTAATTTTATGGAAAGTCATAATTACTCCAAAGGTTCTAATTGTTTAAAGTTTTGAGTCTTCCACATATTTAAAAGTTCGTCTTGATTATCTTTAGCCCATTCCAATACAAGAGAATATGCTTTATTAGGTAAATCACCTTCTATCATTTTTAATTCATTTATATCAATAACACCCACATACTCACCATATATAGCGTGAAAATGGGGTGGATTATGCTCTTTCTGTTGAAAATACATTTTA from Brachyspira pilosicoli includes:
- a CDS encoding DUF2442 domain-containing protein; translated protein: MTFHKIKNVKALDNLILEIIFENEEIKYYDIKKLISEHKEFEILKDRNLFNLVKVDVGGYGISWNDDLDISCNTLYHDYSSSPINKPQPHA
- a CDS encoding DUF4160 domain-containing protein — encoded protein: MPVISRFYGIIIKMYFQQKEHNPPHFHAIYGEYVGVIDINELKMIEGDLPNKAYSLVLEWAKDNQDELLNMWKTQNFKQLEPLE